The segment ATCAAAGCCGCAACCCGTATCAGCGGATATGGTGTCAGGATCAAAAGAGCAGATATGGAAGTGGATGATTCGCTGGCAATTTTCCGCAGGGCAATGCTGACTGATCCGGGATTTTTTGAAGTCTTCAAGCCAAATATTCTGAGCGGAGAAACAGCAGAACCATTAAAAGATCCGAATGCTGTATATCTAACGGAACAGACAGCAGAAGCATTTTCGGAGAAGATGATCCTCTGGGAAAAGCTCTTGAAATATCTTTTCTGGAAAATGGATTCGTTGCTGGTATTCTTGAAAATCCTCCTTTTAACACTTACCTGCGTTATGGTGCTGTTCTGAATATGGATGTTTCCATAAATCCATTATGGTGGGATTCCTGGGAAAACCTGACTTTGACCGGTTATATTCGAGTTCGGAATAATAGTATCCCGGCTGAAGTTGAAAGGAAAATAATTCAGGTGGCGAGAGACAACAAGATGGCATCTGTTTTCACTCCGAAACTCCAGCCTCTTCTCGATATGCATTTGAAATCAATGGAACTTCGTTATGATGCTTTTAATCTAAATAAAAGCGATGTCTCGATCGTGTATAGTTTGCTTGTGATTGCATTCCTGGTCTTATTAGTAGCATCCATAAATTTTATTAATCTTTCCCGTGCGCGTTCATCCAAAAAAGGTAAGGAAATCTCGATGCGTAAAGTTGTGGATTCAAACAAGAGACATCTTTCCATACAATTTCTGGGAGAATCCATCCTGCTGACGCTTATCGCTATGCTCATTGCCCTTGCTCTTGTCGAAGTATTCCTCCCACATCTGCAGCCATTTTTGAATAAAAGATTGGAATTCAATATTTTCAAAACTCCCTATATTTTACCTTTTATGTTAGTGATGACAATTATTATTGGAATTCTTTCAGAAATTTATCCGGCATTAATGATCTCCTCCTTCAAACCTGTAAAAATTCTTAAAGGCGGGATTCAATCAGGTAAGAAAGGAACAACTTCCAGACGCATTCTGGTAGTCAGTCAATTTACTGTTTCGATTGCCTTGATCTTGAGTGTTTTAATTGTTATCAGCCAGATAAAATATCTCGAGTCGATTGATTTCGGGTATAAGAAAGACAATATCCTTGTTGTTCCTGCCTTTGATGAAAATATTACTTATCAAAATGATCTTTTTAAAGAACAGATAAAGAGCATTCCTGCTGTGATTTCAGCTACAAGAGTCAGACAATTACCCGGAGCTACCCTACCTACTGCTGAAGTTTTCTTTGATCACAAAAACGGGGACTTCGGGATCATGTTTGCAGAATTATTTATTGATGAAAATTTTATTGAAACACTTGATATCGATTTGCTGACAGGCAGAAATTTTTCCAGAGATTTTCCTGTTGATTCCTCTTCTTCCGTTTTAATTAATGAAACCGCCCTTAAAATGTCCGGTTGGGACGATCCCCTTGGCAAAGAGATCATCCATATTCCTGCTGAAGGAACTGATAATTATCTAACAGTAGTTGGTGTTATCAAAGATATTCATTTCGGGAAGGCAACCCGCAAAGTAGAACCAATGGTCATTCATTTTGATCCACGCAGTAATTTTCTCTTGATCCGAACCAACGGTACACAGGTCGAGAAAACAAAGGAAGATCTGGAAATGATCTTCAAAGAAATATGGGAAGAGAGAAATTTCAGAATTTTTGATTTCAGCGAAATATTTAATAATCAATTTTTTAACGAGATTAGTTTTGCTAATAAAATAATCGTTTTTGCAAGTTCAGCTATCTTCATTGCCTGTCTTGGATTATTCGGTCTCGCTGTATTTATCACAGAACAAAAGACCAAA is part of the Candidatus Cloacimonadota bacterium genome and harbors:
- a CDS encoding FtsX-like permease family protein, whose product is MDVSINPLWWDSWENLTLTGYIRVRNNSIPAEVERKIIQVARDNKMASVFTPKLQPLLDMHLKSMELRYDAFNLNKSDVSIVYSLLVIAFLVLLVASINFINLSRARSSKKGKEISMRKVVDSNKRHLSIQFLGESILLTLIAMLIALALVEVFLPHLQPFLNKRLEFNIFKTPYILPFMLVMTIIIGILSEIYPALMISSFKPVKILKGGIQSGKKGTTSRRILVVSQFTVSIALILSVLIVISQIKYLESIDFGYKKDNILVVPAFDENITYQNDLFKEQIKSIPAVISATRVRQLPGATLPTAEVFFDHKNGDFGIMFAELFIDENFIETLDIDLLTGRNFSRDFPVDSSSSVLINETALKMSGWDDPLGKEIIHIPAEGTDNYLTVVGVIKDIHFGKATRKVEPMVIHFDPRSNFLLIRTNGTQVEKTKEDLEMIFKEIWEERNFRIFDFSEIFNNQFFNEISFANKIIVFASSAIFIACLGLFGLAVFITEQKTKEIGIWKVLGSSVRSVVFLLSKDFAKWVLLSNLIAWPLAYFAMNNWLQNFAYRTKINFWLFILSGMIALIISIITVSFQTIKAANADPVKSLKYE